A portion of the Candidatus Microthrix parvicella Bio17-1 genome contains these proteins:
- a CDS encoding SRPBCC family protein has product MALIDFTVTHRFATPPRAVWDEMIDWPNHANWIPATRMEVDSEDYQVEGATFTGYTGYWKLTLVDRMKISAIDWDEATSRGSCEVEKLGPVLQGRAGFVVAPDGDGSSVEWFERVTVPYLPKLLAPIVNKASALGFASGMRRLAKIVEKR; this is encoded by the coding sequence ATGGCCTTGATCGACTTCACCGTCACCCACCGGTTCGCTACACCCCCCCGAGCGGTCTGGGATGAGATGATCGATTGGCCGAACCACGCCAACTGGATTCCCGCCACACGCATGGAGGTCGACTCCGAGGACTACCAGGTCGAGGGCGCCACTTTCACCGGGTACACGGGCTACTGGAAGCTCACCCTGGTCGACCGGATGAAGATCTCGGCCATCGACTGGGACGAAGCGACTTCACGGGGTTCCTGCGAGGTGGAGAAGCTTGGACCGGTCCTCCAGGGTCGAGCCGGCTTTGTCGTAGCGCCCGACGGGGACGGCTCCAGCGTCGAGTGGTTCGAGCGGGTCACCGTCCCCTACCTACCCAAGCTTCTGGCCCCGATCGTCAACAAGGCGAGCGCCCTCGGCTTTGCGTCCGGTATGCGTCGTCTGGCAAAGATCGTTGAGAAGCGTTGA